In Cryptomeria japonica chromosome 10, Sugi_1.0, whole genome shotgun sequence, a genomic segment contains:
- the LOC131072612 gene encoding uncharacterized protein LOC131072612 encodes MQMLIQGPDDGTRAITMEATQTLEQVKLQILRSIPGLNSNSMEPGSLYFSCGGKVILNGCRLLDLDMHTNNLIHLRPRLCGGGGDGGATGAESRDCYLKMYAVKKPDKVDPNESRICKWSTCALSQDTLKPPCVIDRLGNVFNKESLVRALLGKNLLSKFNHIKGLRDMITIHLDPIPGVRVLDDVSETKFQCPISGLEFNGNYKFFALSGCGHVISGKALKEVQSTSCLVCHVPFNEEDKIAINGNEDEVAVLRMRMEQEKALKMKDKKQKKAKNGEIKFAEDVIDGVVKKDDMMGQNGVNVSAVGSKRKTEEIGESEVGNGKDKAKVSAKKFKAGDIAPANATKEVYASIFTSSRKTNLKETFSCRALPLGRN; translated from the coding sequence ATGCAGATGCTAATACAGGGCCCGGATGATGGCACACGTGCAATTACGATGGAGGCAACACAAACCCTTGAACAGGTAAAACTACAAATCCTACGGTCAATTCCAGGATTAAATTCCAATTCTATGGAACCAGGTTCATTATATTTCTCCTGCGGTGGGAAGGTGATTCTAAATGGCTGTAGGCTGTTGGATTTGGATATGCACACAAATAATCTTATTCATTTGAGGCCAAGGCTTTGTGGGGGCGGCGGGGATGGAGGGGCCACGGGTGCAGAGTCCAGAGATTGTTATCTCAAAATGTATGCAGTTAAAAAACCAGATAAAGTTGATCCAAATGAATCTAGAATCTGCAAATGGTCAACATGTGCACTTTCACAAGATACCCTTAAGCCTCCTTGTGTGATTGATCGTCTAGGTAATGTGTTTAACAAGGAATCTCTGGTTAGGGCCTTGCTGGGGAAGAATTTGCTCTCTAAGTTTAATCACATTAAGGGCCTGCGGGACATGATTACTATTCATTTGGATCCAATTCCTGGTGTTAGGGTTCTGGATGATGTTTCAGAGACCAAGTTTCAGTGCCCAATTTCAGGGCTCGAGTTTAATGGCAATTACAAATTCTTTGCTCTCAGTGGATGTGGGCATGTGATTAGTGGTAAGGCATTGAAGGAGGTGCAGTCCACCTCTTGTCTTGTGTGTCATGTGCCCTTTAATGAGGAAGACAAGATTGCTATCAATGGCAACGAGGACGAAGTTGCTGTATTAAGAATGAGGATGGAGCAGGAAAAGGCACTTAAAATGAAAGATAAGAAGCAGAAGAAGGCAAAGAACGGGGAGATTAAATTTGCAGAGGATGTCATTGATGGGGTTGTTAAGAAGGATGATATGATGGGGCAGAATGGGGTCAACGTTTCTGCAGTTGGGTCGAAAAGGAAGACCGAGGAGATTGGGGAAAGTGAAGTTGGCAATGGTAAAGATAAGGCCAAAGTGTCAGCAAAGAAATTCAAGGCAGGGGATATAGCACCAGCAAATGCAACGAAGGAAGTTTATGCTTCCATTTTTACATCATCTaggaagacaaatttgaaagagaCATTTTCATGCAGGGCTCTTCCTCTTGGCAGAAACTGA